The Elaeis guineensis isolate ETL-2024a chromosome 5, EG11, whole genome shotgun sequence DNA segment TttgtttagttaatttttttaatacagGGTTAGACTTTAGCTACCTTCATGTATAGGTAAATATCCTTCACAAGTATTGTGAATAACATCTATTTGTCACCTTTCGGGTTTTGCGCCACCAACTAATTGGGGTTTATATGGTTGCAAGAAGGAATAATGCTTGGCACATGTGGTGTCCTAATCTTAACCCAATAAGTTCTTTTGCAACTAAATGATTATAATTTGTAATgacaaaaaaaatatccatcatTAGATGATCATGAGATGGTGATGACTGAATTCTTTTGCCAAATATGACAATTTAGCTGACATCCTTTCTTATctgaatcttctctttttctataaTTTTGTCATATATAATCGGATTTTTTTTAGCAAATGTTGGGGAAACCCATCAAAATCTGTCGTACATGTGACTAGTTTGAAGCCATGACAAAAAGTTCCAAACGTTAACAAGATGAATGAATGAATCCACACCTTAAAATTacagaatcaaatttaattattaacacAAGATTGCATTGCCCCACCCTTCATCATACAAAGCTTGCTTATTccgaataataatttaaaataagcaCATCATGACATGAAGATTTTGTGTTCCTAATCAGCATCTGATTTCCCTCCCCAAAATGGAGCAGTTGCAAGGCTCCCTCCTCACAAGGGTTGTCATAGTATCATTATTCTCTATCCTCGGTTTATTTAAATCAAGCAATTACCCTACCCACCTTTTCTTTTTAATAAATCGACAGCCCAACGGCAGGATACTCCCATTATTGTCAAGCAGTTAGTTTGTGAGATCATTATAAATTATCCCTGGGACTAAATAACTTTCTCTATGCTAAAGTTAGTAAGGTACGTGACATAATAATAATTAGGTTAATGAGAGGAACGGGAGAAAAACAAAGAATAATTAAAATTAAGATTAGCGTAATTAAAAAGGCTAATGACGTGGACCGGCAGTGTGAAAAGCATTACACAATAAAGAGATCCGCTGGCTCCTCCGCGGCGTACTTTACACCTCGACCGTGAAACCCCTTGTCTCTCTCtcgtcttctttctttttttctttctcgaaGCCATCGCCTCCTTCCCTGTCGACCTCGCCGACtacttctcttctctctctctctcttctgcgCGTCCGATGTTTCTCCAAGACGGTTGTGTGGCGGAGACCCCAGCAATGGCTCTCCATTCGTACCCCTCCCAAAGAGACGTTACTTATGGGTTTGTtgtctccctttctcttctctttcttcttctttttaatttttctttgctttctaTCGAGAAGAAGGAGATCTTGAAGTGATTCCTTTGAAGGTATTGAGGTTTGTTTGAAAGATTTGAGCTTGGCTGGTGAATGATGAgttcgattgcttcttcttctagaTTAAGAAAGCCGCTGTCTTTTCTCTATGCCCTTTCCTTTTTTCAGCTAAAACAGAGGATTGGGCGGTTCGATTCAGGGAGATTAACACAAACTTCCCAAAATTTTAAGTATGGAGCTAAGCGGGGCTTGAATTCTAACCCTTTGGAAACCTgagagttgaaaaaaaaaaaagaagctttcTTTCTGTATCTCGTAATTTAGTCTGCAAGATTTTGTTTACATAACTTTAATCATGATCTTTTGATTCCTGCCTCCCAAGATAACACCTTTTCTTTCTCATCTCAAGCCTGGCTAGCTCATGATCAGCTGCTCCTTTTCTTGATgaggaaaaagaaaattttcttctcttgtattcttcttctcctttttaagCTTTGTTTGGGGGAAAAAACGATTTTGTTGCTTCAATCTTCATTGGCTCATGCAAGCTTCTCTAGATATAAGGTGGGCACAGTTTGTAATCGCTAGAAacagtagattttagattttagagcTAGGCGAGTTGCTAGCTTTCTTTTCTGAGGAAGTAATTTACTAATTTTTCCTGTATCAGTAATTCGGACTGTAATTCCTAGATTCATGTAAGCTTAGTCATGATCTTTTAAGTTAGCAAGTAAATCTTCTGATGCACTCTCAGAAAGGTGAATTTGATTCCATTCTTGCAGCTGTGGTCACTGTGGCTACGCATTGAATCTAAGCTCATCAAATCGGAACACCACCAACATCGGCTTAAAGTATGGGAAAGCAATCAAGAAAGGAGTTGTATCATTCTTCTCAATAGATGAGAGTCGGTTCTCTCAAACGGATGAATTGAGGTGTCTACCTTACTTCAATTCAAAGAACTCATGGGGTCTCTTCAGGCGGAAGACCAGACTCCTCTGCCGCAAGTGTGGGAGCTATATTGGTAGTGCTTATGATGAGAATTCCCCTCCAATTGGGTCGGAAAATTCAGACTCGAGCTCTGGAAATGGGGCCTCTGCTTGCAAGAAGTACAATATCAAGATCAGTGCACTGCAGCCATGGTCAGATGACTCAGGTATTCCCCTTTTCACATGATGGAAATGAGCAATTAATGAGGGGCCTTTAATGCTGGTTTGTCTCTTGGCTTAAGAGTAGCGTATGAGAGGACAAAATGGAAGGTGGGAAGATGTTAGCCATGTTTGTTATTGTTTTGTTGACCTCAGATGTACAAAGGTGCTTGGGTTATCGATGGGTGGTCTGTCAAGGTATATAATAGATGTGTTTTGCAATTTTGTTGTGCGTGTATATGATggaattgaaaataaaattttgtgtGTTGTCATGCTTATTTTTGTTATCTGTCTTCTTTGTGGAAAATAGTAGTTTAAATGTATTATAGTCCATCATCTTTTAAATATCAGTATTCACTGATTTGTTGCCACATGTTCCTATGTGAGTAGATCTGTTATGGTGGGGGTGGGTGTgggtgtgcgtgcgtgtgtgcgtctatatatatataatg contains these protein-coding regions:
- the LOC105045826 gene encoding uncharacterized protein At4g08330, chloroplastic; translated protein: MFLQDGCVAETPAMALHSYPSQRDVTYGCGHCGYALNLSSSNRNTTNIGLKYGKAIKKGVVSFFSIDESRFSQTDELRCLPYFNSKNSWGLFRRKTRLLCRKCGSYIGSAYDENSPPIGSENSDSSSGNGASACKKYNIKISALQPWSDDSGIPLFT